In Kitasatospora sp. NBC_00240, the following are encoded in one genomic region:
- a CDS encoding sugar phosphate isomerase/epimerase: MRLAFSTLGLPGLPLAEVIRLATDHGWAGLELRCAPGEPVHPDMTAAARARARHALDRAGLIPLAVAGYVGVAAPGEDGPVVAELLDQLRLAADLRAAYVRVFPQGGEGWIDDADQRAARRLAEVADRAAELGVSILLETHDSHRGGRDVARVLELVAHPAIGALWDLLHTRLAGETPSATWGALRPHLGYVQVKDIVDRSDLTPVALGAGSLPVGECVRLLPPDCWVSWEYEAPWYPDAAPFGALLGPGAQYLAALRS, encoded by the coding sequence GTGCGACTCGCGTTCTCCACCCTCGGACTGCCCGGCCTGCCGCTCGCCGAGGTGATCCGGCTCGCCACCGACCACGGCTGGGCCGGGCTCGAACTGCGCTGCGCCCCCGGCGAACCCGTCCACCCCGACATGACCGCCGCCGCGCGCGCCCGCGCCCGCCACGCCCTCGACCGGGCGGGCCTGATCCCGCTCGCCGTGGCCGGTTACGTCGGCGTCGCCGCCCCCGGCGAGGACGGCCCGGTGGTCGCCGAGCTGCTCGACCAGCTCCGGCTGGCGGCCGACCTCCGCGCCGCCTACGTCCGGGTGTTCCCGCAGGGTGGTGAGGGGTGGATCGACGATGCCGACCAGCGCGCCGCCCGGCGCCTCGCCGAGGTCGCCGACCGGGCCGCAGAGCTGGGCGTCAGCATCCTGCTGGAGACCCACGACTCCCACCGCGGCGGGCGCGACGTCGCCCGGGTACTCGAACTGGTCGCCCACCCGGCGATCGGCGCGCTGTGGGACCTGCTGCACACCCGGCTGGCCGGCGAGACCCCGTCCGCGACCTGGGGAGCACTGCGGCCCCACCTCGGCTACGTCCAGGTCAAGGACATCGTCGACCGCTCCGACCTCACCCCGGTGGCGCTCGGCGCGGGCAGCCTCCCGGTCGGCGAGTGCGTCCGCCTGCTGCCGCCCGACTGCTGGGTGTCCTGGGAGTACGAGGCGCCCTGGTACCCGGACGCCGCGCCGTTCGGCGCGCTGCTCGGCCCAGGGGCGCAGTACCTCGCCGCGCTGCGGTCCTGA
- a CDS encoding ABC transporter substrate-binding protein — MWSLRSRRRLIAAVGAVLALAPTACSAATGGGRPTLNIGNAAHKRIALITGVKSDPFYITMACAAEAEARTLDMNLSVYGSEQWDASAQRAVIDSVGASRPDGLLISPVDGDALTPSLRQLQAAGTKIGLVDTTVNDPSVGITRASSDNEAGGVLAALAVAKQMGDQGSVLVISVKPGVTTTDARIKGFNEEMAAHHPRITVLPTLYDNDQPATAAAQVQSTLAAHPDLRGVFAGNTNTGRGIATGLKQVGKQGVVKVVGFDAEPDEIAALRAGTIQVLVAQDPAAIGTQAVDQLAAAFEGRPVLKEIDTAMAAIAKDDLDNPRFAKYLYRTGC; from the coding sequence ATGTGGAGCCTTCGGAGCAGACGCAGGCTGATCGCCGCCGTCGGCGCCGTACTGGCCTTGGCCCCCACCGCCTGCTCGGCGGCGACCGGTGGGGGCAGGCCGACGCTGAACATCGGCAATGCGGCCCACAAGAGGATCGCGCTGATCACCGGTGTGAAGAGCGATCCCTTCTACATCACCATGGCATGTGCCGCCGAGGCCGAGGCCAGAACACTGGACATGAACCTCTCCGTGTACGGCTCCGAACAGTGGGACGCGTCCGCGCAGCGCGCGGTGATCGACTCGGTCGGTGCGTCCCGGCCGGACGGCCTGCTGATCTCGCCGGTCGACGGCGACGCGCTCACCCCGTCGCTCAGGCAGCTCCAGGCCGCCGGGACCAAGATCGGTCTGGTCGACACCACGGTCAACGACCCCTCCGTCGGAATCACCCGCGCTTCCTCCGACAACGAGGCCGGCGGGGTCCTCGCGGCCCTGGCGGTGGCCAAGCAGATGGGCGACCAGGGCTCGGTCCTGGTGATCAGCGTCAAGCCGGGCGTCACCACCACCGATGCCCGGATCAAGGGCTTCAACGAGGAGATGGCTGCCCACCACCCCCGCATCACGGTCCTGCCCACGCTGTACGACAACGACCAGCCGGCCACCGCTGCCGCACAGGTGCAGTCGACGCTGGCCGCCCACCCCGACCTGCGCGGCGTGTTCGCCGGCAACACCAACACCGGCCGGGGCATCGCCACCGGCCTGAAGCAGGTCGGTAAGCAGGGCGTCGTCAAGGTTGTGGGCTTCGACGCAGAGCCCGACGAGATCGCCGCGCTCAGGGCCGGCACCATCCAGGTCCTGGTCGCCCAGGACCCGGCCGCGATCGGCACCCAGGCCGTCGACCAGCTCGCCGCCGCGTTCGAGGGAAGACCGGTGCTCAAGGAGATCGACACCGCCATGGCCGCCATCGCCAAGGACGACCTCGACAACCCCAGGTTCGCCAAGTACCTCTATCGGACCGGTTGCTGA
- a CDS encoding LacI family DNA-binding transcriptional regulator, whose amino-acid sequence MTGSARRTSEATAPEVPGLKFRMLADRLRREIGRGVWPAGSRLPTEPELARAHQASVSTVRRAVAELVAEELVVRRQGSGTYVLPPKPASGCSALVGVVVPNAAFYYPRVLQGIEEELTAAGARSVVACSGYDQVREIGAVAEMLDIGADGLLIAPTLIGPEPPEAYLARIAGIPVPAVLVERRGTSLGDTTESVCTHHEAGGYDAVRHLVRLGHRMIGLVLRIPSPTAEPVGRGFHQAIHELGLPSTEFQAALEEWSPAAADRCLAGLRRAGATAAVCFGDRQAALLAAAARRHGMRVPDDLALVAYDDEIADIAEIPLTAVAPPKHLLGRTAAALLLNRLEHPEESRRQVLLRPAITVRDSCGAARERPAPGLY is encoded by the coding sequence ATGACCGGCTCGGCTCGGCGGACCTCGGAGGCCACGGCTCCCGAGGTCCCGGGGTTGAAGTTCCGCATGCTCGCCGACCGCCTGCGCCGCGAGATCGGCCGGGGCGTCTGGCCTGCGGGAAGCCGACTGCCGACCGAGCCGGAGCTCGCCCGGGCGCACCAGGCCTCGGTGAGCACCGTCCGCCGTGCCGTCGCCGAACTGGTGGCCGAGGAACTGGTCGTACGCCGCCAAGGCTCCGGTACCTATGTCCTCCCGCCGAAGCCGGCCAGCGGCTGCTCGGCGCTGGTCGGCGTGGTCGTGCCCAACGCCGCCTTCTACTACCCCCGTGTCCTGCAGGGCATCGAGGAGGAACTCACGGCGGCGGGTGCGCGCTCGGTGGTGGCCTGTTCCGGCTACGACCAGGTGCGGGAGATCGGAGCCGTCGCCGAGATGCTCGACATCGGCGCCGACGGTCTCCTCATCGCCCCCACCCTGATCGGGCCGGAGCCCCCCGAGGCCTACCTGGCGCGGATCGCCGGCATCCCGGTTCCGGCGGTCCTGGTCGAGCGCCGCGGGACGAGCCTCGGCGACACCACCGAGAGTGTCTGTACCCACCACGAGGCGGGAGGCTACGACGCTGTCCGGCACCTGGTGCGGCTCGGCCACCGGATGATCGGCTTGGTGCTGCGTATCCCCAGCCCCACCGCGGAACCGGTCGGGCGCGGCTTCCACCAGGCCATCCACGAACTCGGGCTCCCGAGTACCGAGTTCCAGGCCGCGCTGGAGGAGTGGAGCCCAGCGGCGGCGGACCGCTGCCTGGCGGGGTTGCGCCGTGCCGGTGCCACCGCCGCCGTCTGCTTCGGCGACCGCCAGGCGGCTCTGTTGGCGGCCGCCGCCCGGCGGCACGGGATGCGTGTTCCCGACGATCTGGCCCTGGTCGCCTACGACGACGAGATCGCCGACATCGCGGAGATCCCGCTGACCGCCGTGGCGCCGCCCAAGCACCTCCTGGGCCGCACGGCGGCCGCGCTGCTGCTGAACCGGCTGGAACATCCCGAGGAATCCCGGCGGCAGGTACTGCTGCGGCCCGCGATCACCGTCCGCGACTCCTGCGGCGCCGCCCGGGAACGGCCCGCACCAGGGCTGTACTGA
- a CDS encoding RICIN domain-containing protein: MPSRTKRRFRAVLAALVPLALAVATLGPEAVSPAFAATPTYTITTGATGTYAYADDTAAYPFIDSDGKFYFQSSHSLYGGKDSRAWQFWTGTDIDTGVTKASISSTPDNANTTVRCNNSPTGLMSSYDPRGSQTTGYSERNYCDLVGVWVDPDTGDWYGAVHNEFTPSPFGDGLHYDSIDYAQSTDHGATWTIKDHILTSPFTTWRANDQLFTTAPDGSVRTGGGQCLDITGAGTTAGTAVGRYGCTGNANQKWTVTGGTLVNPASGLCLTASGTGAGATFTIQACSGSATQRFTTPAAGAKGQISLTGAPASCVDATVAVKLAVCNDPAKDGRDQFPNQTYYYGDGDPKLFVDNASGYFYIYYDTQVLNTAGGGRVDLGHVARAPISGKFAPSSWKKWYGGTWTQPGVGGKETDLIPSDGTSAGYLDDAYNPLNTGTTAQQLSAGQLPSAPPLARMNVTFDAYLGKYVGMPRPENPTTSTPLRIYTTSDLATQKWTDIGTVTNPSGAAWYRSVLDSTTKTSNYLIGKTFRNYCMYSCTATSGTEWVSTTIDTDPSNLPVPPVSPGAPYQIAAGNGRYLDQSGTALTTTAAGSTSTSQSWTFAPTGDGFLTITNAASGQNLGVNDGTNAGRAWGAPLTVGTGTGVGRQWFLQTVRDAKLPAGSYRLINRYSGQALSLTAGTGGVAIAAQRDWTNPGTSGDTHAVNAQTLTFPAGSGSANLIPTGNFESGNLTGWTVHNASVVTDTAAHSPTHDLKLQSAAGDYATMEYTVTGLSPYTTYTFSGWVRADSGSSTSFGVKNYGGTQVTAHTSATGWAPQSTTFTTGPTNTSATVFCYLPVASATSTCDDLSLTVG, translated from the coding sequence ATGCCATCTCGAACCAAGCGACGGTTCCGGGCCGTGCTGGCGGCGCTCGTGCCGCTGGCTCTCGCGGTCGCCACCCTCGGCCCCGAGGCCGTGTCGCCCGCCTTCGCGGCGACGCCGACGTACACCATCACGACCGGTGCGACCGGTACCTACGCCTACGCCGACGACACGGCGGCGTACCCCTTCATCGACAGCGACGGCAAGTTCTACTTCCAGTCCTCGCACTCACTGTACGGGGGCAAGGACAGCCGCGCCTGGCAGTTCTGGACCGGGACGGACATCGACACGGGCGTCACCAAGGCCTCGATCTCCTCGACCCCGGACAACGCCAACACCACGGTGCGCTGCAACAACAGCCCGACCGGCCTGATGTCCAGCTACGACCCGCGTGGCTCCCAGACCACCGGGTACTCCGAGCGGAACTACTGCGATCTGGTCGGCGTGTGGGTCGACCCGGACACCGGTGACTGGTACGGGGCCGTGCACAACGAGTTCACCCCGTCGCCGTTCGGCGACGGCCTGCACTACGACTCGATCGACTACGCACAGTCCACCGACCACGGCGCCACGTGGACGATCAAGGACCACATCCTCACCTCGCCGTTCACCACCTGGCGGGCGAACGACCAGCTGTTCACCACGGCCCCCGACGGCAGCGTCCGCACCGGCGGCGGTCAGTGTCTGGACATCACCGGCGCCGGCACCACCGCCGGCACGGCCGTCGGCAGGTACGGCTGCACGGGCAACGCCAACCAGAAGTGGACCGTCACCGGCGGCACCCTGGTCAACCCCGCCTCGGGTCTGTGTCTGACCGCCTCCGGCACCGGCGCCGGCGCCACCTTCACGATCCAGGCCTGCTCGGGCTCGGCGACCCAGCGCTTCACCACGCCCGCCGCCGGGGCCAAGGGGCAGATCAGCCTCACCGGGGCGCCCGCCAGCTGTGTCGACGCCACCGTCGCGGTCAAGCTGGCCGTCTGCAACGACCCGGCCAAGGACGGCCGCGACCAGTTCCCGAACCAGACCTACTACTACGGCGACGGCGACCCGAAACTGTTCGTCGACAACGCCTCCGGCTACTTCTACATCTACTACGACACCCAGGTCCTGAACACCGCCGGCGGCGGCCGGGTCGACCTCGGACACGTCGCGCGTGCCCCGATCTCCGGCAAGTTTGCTCCGTCGTCGTGGAAGAAGTGGTACGGCGGCACCTGGACGCAGCCCGGCGTCGGCGGCAAGGAGACCGACCTGATCCCGTCCGACGGGACCAGCGCCGGCTACCTCGACGACGCCTACAACCCGCTCAACACCGGGACCACCGCACAGCAGCTCAGCGCCGGGCAGCTGCCCAGCGCCCCGCCGCTCGCCCGGATGAACGTCACCTTCGACGCCTACCTGGGCAAGTACGTCGGGATGCCGCGGCCGGAGAACCCCACCACATCCACTCCGCTGCGCATCTACACCACGTCCGACCTCGCCACGCAGAAGTGGACGGACATCGGGACGGTCACCAACCCCAGCGGTGCCGCCTGGTACCGCTCCGTGCTCGACTCGACCACCAAGACCTCCAACTACCTGATCGGCAAGACCTTCCGCAACTACTGCATGTACAGCTGCACCGCCACGAGTGGCACCGAGTGGGTCAGCACCACGATCGACACCGACCCGAGCAACCTGCCCGTCCCACCGGTCAGCCCCGGCGCGCCCTACCAGATCGCCGCCGGCAACGGCCGGTACCTGGACCAGTCCGGGACCGCTCTGACCACCACGGCCGCCGGCAGCACCTCCACCTCGCAGTCCTGGACGTTCGCCCCCACCGGCGACGGCTTCCTCACCATCACCAACGCCGCCTCCGGCCAGAACCTCGGCGTCAACGACGGCACCAACGCCGGACGGGCCTGGGGTGCCCCGCTCACCGTGGGCACCGGCACCGGTGTCGGGCGGCAGTGGTTCCTGCAGACCGTCAGGGACGCCAAGCTGCCGGCCGGCAGCTACCGCCTGATCAACCGGTACAGCGGCCAGGCGCTCAGCCTGACCGCCGGCACCGGCGGCGTCGCCATCGCCGCGCAGCGGGACTGGACCAACCCGGGGACCTCCGGCGACACCCACGCGGTCAACGCCCAGACGCTCACCTTCCCGGCCGGCTCAGGATCGGCCAACCTCATCCCCACCGGGAACTTCGAGTCCGGCAACCTGACCGGCTGGACCGTCCACAACGCCAGCGTCGTCACGGACACCGCGGCCCACAGCCCGACCCACGACCTGAAGCTGCAGTCGGCGGCCGGTGACTACGCGACCATGGAGTACACCGTCACCGGGCTGTCGCCCTACACCACCTACACCTTCTCCGGCTGGGTCCGCGCCGACTCGGGCAGCTCCACCAGCTTCGGCGTGAAGAACTACGGCGGCACCCAGGTCACCGCCCACACCTCGGCCACCGGCTGGGCCCCGCAGTCGACCACTTTCACCACCGGTCCGACCAACACCTCGGCCACGGTCTTCTGCTACCTGCCGGTCGCCTCCGCCACATCCACCTGCGACGACCTCAGCCTGACCGTCGGCTGA
- a CDS encoding substrate-binding domain-containing protein, which produces MTITAEQRRARILYLVRELGTVRVVDLAERIGLAAVTVRRDVAALADAGLLHRSHGAVSLPRRESVAGRVTGQDRVVGMLVPTVGSYFDEIIEGARSAAAAAGARLVLGISAYESSDDRAQAEQLLDAGVDGLLLTPNWKPGGQPENSAWLAGLRVPAVLVERRAAPESPFAELDSVGSDHHHGVLVALQHLSSLGHRAVQLAARDDTWTAYHVRTGYQEAVGLLGLEPRPVVGIHQPGGDMEEVAVRIAAGVADGARAVLVHNDQDAIHLVPLLRGRGLRVPDDVALISYDDVFAALAAPPLTAVAPPKRAVGSAALELLLRRLESGPELPVHHVELLPELKVRTSCGGVGPSGAAR; this is translated from the coding sequence ATGACCATCACGGCCGAGCAGCGCCGGGCCCGCATCCTCTACCTCGTCCGCGAACTCGGGACGGTCCGCGTGGTGGATCTGGCCGAGCGCATCGGCCTGGCGGCCGTCACCGTCCGCCGGGACGTGGCGGCCCTCGCGGACGCCGGGCTGCTGCACCGCTCGCACGGTGCGGTGTCGCTCCCCCGCAGGGAGTCCGTGGCCGGCCGGGTGACGGGCCAGGACCGGGTGGTGGGCATGCTGGTGCCCACGGTCGGGTCGTACTTCGACGAGATCATCGAGGGCGCCCGGTCCGCCGCCGCGGCGGCGGGCGCGCGGCTGGTGCTCGGCATCTCCGCCTACGAGTCCTCGGACGACCGCGCCCAGGCGGAGCAGCTGCTCGACGCCGGCGTCGACGGCCTGCTGCTCACCCCGAACTGGAAGCCGGGAGGACAACCGGAGAACAGCGCGTGGCTCGCCGGGCTGCGGGTGCCCGCCGTGCTGGTCGAGCGCCGCGCCGCGCCGGAGAGCCCGTTCGCCGAACTCGACTCGGTCGGCTCCGACCACCACCACGGGGTGCTGGTGGCGCTGCAGCACCTGTCCTCGCTGGGCCACCGCGCGGTCCAGTTGGCCGCGCGCGACGACACCTGGACGGCGTACCACGTCCGGACGGGCTACCAGGAGGCCGTGGGACTTCTGGGCCTCGAGCCCCGCCCGGTCGTCGGCATCCACCAGCCCGGCGGCGACATGGAGGAGGTCGCCGTCCGGATCGCCGCGGGCGTCGCGGACGGCGCGCGGGCGGTCCTGGTCCACAACGACCAGGACGCCATCCACCTGGTGCCGCTGCTGCGCGGCCGCGGTCTGCGGGTGCCGGACGACGTGGCACTGATCTCCTACGACGACGTCTTCGCGGCCCTCGCCGCCCCGCCCCTCACGGCGGTGGCGCCGCCGAAGCGGGCCGTGGGCTCGGCGGCGCTGGAGCTGCTGCTGCGCCGTCTGGAGAGCGGCCCCGAACTGCCGGTCCACCACGTGGAGCTGCTGCCGGAGCTGAAGGTCCGCACCTCGTGCGGCGGCGTCGGCCCAAGCGGCGCCGCCCGCTGA